Below is a window of Halogeometricum rufum DNA.
CGCGTCCACCGCGCCCTCTGGAACGGGCACGACGCGGGCGAGCGAATCGCCGGGAGCGAGTAGGGCTACTCCGCGCTCGACGCCTCGTGAATCTTCTCGCCGCGGTGGAGGCGCGCGGCGATGGTGAACGTCTGCTCGCGTTCCCGCCGCGTCGGGAAGTGCGCGCCGAGGTAGCGCGCGACGGCGACGAGGAGCGTCCGCGTTTCGGCGGGGTCGTCCCTGAGCGCCGCCTGCGTGAACCCGGCTTCCAGCGCCTGATACGTGTGGAAGCCGGCGTCCTCGCGGAGGAGCGCTTCGCCGAGTCGCTCGCGGAGGCGGTCCACGTCGCCGCCGCAGTCGAGGTAGTGGGCGGCGCGGCGGCCCGCCTCGTTCACCTCCCCCTCCCGCTCGAACGTCTCGACGAGGGCGTCGAGGTGGTCCGCCGGGTCCGCCCCGGCCCCGGACGCCGGGTCGGGGAGCGGTGCGGGCGGCGTGTTGAGGAAGCGGTCGAGGTAGACGTTCGTGGCGGCGTCGAACACGCCGCGGTAGAGTTCGGTCGCCCCCGTCCGGCGAGCCAACTGGTGGACGGCGTTCGCGTAGGTGAACGTGTGGTGGACGGTGTTCCAGTCGGAGAACTCGTTGACCGTCGCGAACCGCGCCACGCGCGTCGCGGCGGCGAACGCCACCTCGCGGGCGAGCGCTTCGACCGACGCCCCCGCGCGAATCGCGTCTTCGAGGGCCGCGAGAACGGTCTCGGGGTCTTCCGCGAGGAGCGTCTCGGTGAACCCCTCGGGCGCGGACCACGCCGACCCCTCCCCGGCGGCGACGAGCGAATCGAGGTCCGCGAACGTCTCGTCCAGCATCGCCGCGAGGTCGACTGGCTGTCGCCACGACGACTGCTCCTCGGCGCGGGCGGCCGTCGCCATCCCCTCGACCAGACTCGGGAGGACGGCGTCGGCGTGGTCCCAGCCGACGTGGTCGAGGGCCTCGCAGGCCTTGTTGACGAAGTCGAGCGTGTGGCCGGTGTTCAGGTAGCGGTGGTCCGTCGCCGCCGCGGCCAGCATCGTCGCGAGGCGTGCGTCGTCCGCGCCGTTGGCGATGGCGGTCCTGAGGACCCGTTCCGCACCGTCGGCGTCGCGGACCTCGACGTTCTCGCGGAACCACTCGGTCAGGCGGTCGAACGACACGTCCGTCGTCTCGAACGGGTCCTGGTCGAACCGGGGCGGTTCGCCCGCGCAGTCGTCGCCGACGTGGACGAGTCCCTGATACAGCGCGCGCTTTCGGTCCGCCTCGCGCAGGTCGGGGAGGACGTTCCGCATCGCCGCGAGGATGGTCAGACCGGGGCCCCACCCGCTCTCGCGGTAGCGCGCGCCGAAGCGGACGCCGCGTTCGACGACGTCGTCTGCGGAGACGCCCGCGTCGACGAGGCCGATGGCCGACTTGGCGACGACGAGGCGGAGGTTCTGCTCTAACCCGTCGTCGAGTCGGCGGGTCCAGTGGTCGGCGGGCGGTTCGTCCGGTTCGGGGTGCGGGTCGACGTAGACGGTGCCGTCGCGCACCTCGACGGGGAACGTCTGCACGTCGTCGGCCCACGGGTCGAACGTGTCGCCGCAGGAGAGTTCGAACCGCGCGTGGTGCCAGTGGCAGGTGAGGACACCGTCCTCGACGCTCCCCTCCGACAGGGGAAACCCCATGTGGGGACAGCGGTTGTCCACCGCGCGAATCTCCCCCTCGTGGTAGAAGACGGCGAGTGCCCGCCCGTCGACGGACGCCTGTACGCGCCCGTCGCGTTCGAGGTCGGAGAGCGAGACGACTTCGCGGAACCGGTCGGTCGAACTCATGTGACACGGTAGCACGCATACGCGCCTAAAGCTTCGCTGAAGCGTAATATTGTAACCAGACTGTTATTAGTAGAGGGCATATATCTCTCGGAGGTAGCCGACTCATATCGACTCTCGACGCCGAAATCGGCTCTCTGAGCGCTCGTGTGCCCCGTGTTGTCATATAATCCGACGGTTTTTTGCCGACGAACGCGAACGTTCCGTTGTGTCTCTCACCGTCCGAATCGACCCCCACGTTCACTCCGACGCGTCGTACGACGCGCACGACCCCGTGGAGCTGATACTGGAACAGGCCGCCGAAATCGGTCTCGACGCCGTCGTCATCACCGACCACGACGTCATCCACGAGTCGATTCGCGCGGCGGAACTGGCCCCGATGTACGGGCTGGTCGGCATCCCCGGGGTGGAGGTGTCGACGGCGGACGGTCACCTCCTCTGCCTCGGCGTCCGGGAGATGCCGCCGCGCCGCGCGCCGATGAAGGAGACGGTGGAGTGGGTCCGTGACCGCGGCGGCGTCGCCATCGTCCCGCACCCCTTCCAGCGGAGTCGCCACGGCGTCCGGAAGAAGCGGCTTCGCGGGGTCGACCCCGACGCCATCGAGGTGTACAACTCGTGGCTGTTCACGGGGTGGAAGAACCGCCGCGCACGCCGGTTCGCCCAGTCCGGCGGCTATCCGGGCGTCGCCGGCAGCGACGCGCACAAGGTGGGGTACGTCGGCCGCGCGTACACCGAGATAGACATCCCGGACGTGCGCCGTCCGGAACTCACGACGGACGTGGTCCTCGACGCCGTCCGCGACGGCGCGACGCGCGTCGAGGGTCGACGGACGCCCATCCCGACGAGCGCCCGCCACTACGCCGGCGCCGGCGTCAGAAAGAGCGGCTACGTCGCGAAGCAGGGCGCGGTCAAGAGCGGGTCGGTCGCCAAGACGGGCGTCGTGCAGGCCGCGCAACTGCTCTACCGCGTCTCTCCCTTCTCGCGGTAGTCGCGACAGGAGGCTTTTGTCCCGTCAGTTCGTCGACCAGAGCCGATGCCCTCCACCACCGGGTCCGACACCGCGGGCACCGACACCGGCGCGTCAGACGGCACCGCCAGCCCGGAGGAACGGCCGCTGTTCAACCTCGCGCTGTCCGGACTGATACTCCTGAGTTCGGGCGCGTCGCTGTACGAGATGAGCGACGTCTCGCCCGCGCTCCTCGTCGCCGGGTTCGTCGTGACGAGCCTCGCGTACGGGCCGGCCGCGTCGACCGCTCCCGGTCGCCGCTTCGTCGCGAGGTTCCGCGCGGTTCACGGCGCGGTCCGCCTCGCCATCGTCTTCGGCGTCGTCGCCCTCGTGTTCGGCCTCGCGTTCGCGTTCGACGTCCCGCCGGCCGGCGTCCAGAGCGCCGTCTTCGGCGGCGCCGTGGCTCTCGCCGCGTACGTGGTCTACCGAATCCTCGCGGACCGCTTCGGCGACGGCTGAGAGGACGTTCGTCACTCGGAGAGCGGACGGCGTCGCCGGTACTCGGCGCCGAGGAGGTCCGCGACCAAGAGGAGGGAGAACAGACCGTCGAGACCCGTGGCAGTCACGACGTTGGGCGCGCCCACCGCCGCGACGAGTTTGGCGCCGCCCACGCCGAGGTAGACGAGGCCGGCACCGATGCGGAACGTCCGATTCGCCCGGAATGGTTCGATAGCGGCCGCGAGGCTCCCGACGACGACGAGTCCGCACAGAGCGTACTCGACGGGCGTCGCCGGAACGTCGAGGAGGGCGAACCCGAGGACGAAGACGGCGGCACCGGCGAGTCGCTCGACGTCCACGT
It encodes the following:
- a CDS encoding CehA/McbA family metallohydrolase, producing the protein MSLTVRIDPHVHSDASYDAHDPVELILEQAAEIGLDAVVITDHDVIHESIRAAELAPMYGLVGIPGVEVSTADGHLLCLGVREMPPRRAPMKETVEWVRDRGGVAIVPHPFQRSRHGVRKKRLRGVDPDAIEVYNSWLFTGWKNRRARRFAQSGGYPGVAGSDAHKVGYVGRAYTEIDIPDVRRPELTTDVVLDAVRDGATRVEGRRTPIPTSARHYAGAGVRKSGYVAKQGAVKSGSVAKTGVVQAAQLLYRVSPFSR
- a CDS encoding Rieske (2Fe-2S) protein, producing the protein MSSTDRFREVVSLSDLERDGRVQASVDGRALAVFYHEGEIRAVDNRCPHMGFPLSEGSVEDGVLTCHWHHARFELSCGDTFDPWADDVQTFPVEVRDGTVYVDPHPEPDEPPADHWTRRLDDGLEQNLRLVVAKSAIGLVDAGVSADDVVERGVRFGARYRESGWGPGLTILAAMRNVLPDLREADRKRALYQGLVHVGDDCAGEPPRFDQDPFETTDVSFDRLTEWFRENVEVRDADGAERVLRTAIANGADDARLATMLAAAATDHRYLNTGHTLDFVNKACEALDHVGWDHADAVLPSLVEGMATAARAEEQSSWRQPVDLAAMLDETFADLDSLVAAGEGSAWSAPEGFTETLLAEDPETVLAALEDAIRAGASVEALAREVAFAAATRVARFATVNEFSDWNTVHHTFTYANAVHQLARRTGATELYRGVFDAATNVYLDRFLNTPPAPLPDPASGAGADPADHLDALVETFEREGEVNEAGRRAAHYLDCGGDVDRLRERLGEALLREDAGFHTYQALEAGFTQAALRDDPAETRTLLVAVARYLGAHFPTRREREQTFTIAARLHRGEKIHEASSAE